One genomic segment of Ictalurus punctatus breed USDA103 chromosome 12, Coco_2.0, whole genome shotgun sequence includes these proteins:
- the si:dkeyp-92c9.2 gene encoding cyclin-dependent kinase 5 activator 1 — protein MGTALSLSPGPQKSDYYDDRPNSLSRYPSLSSRSLTTQKEHGLKSRGQSIFLPALTWKRLVASTKKRSTSKKGFPTSQGAIGAPLRNNNHIFQKDPVLHLNRENVKKSLSCANLSSYEGPAGLGLGMGLNLGYVKQQQLSSVKKASHGNSSPKRVIVQASTSELLRCLGEFLCGRCYRLKLLSPSDPVLWLRAVDRSLLLQGWQDQAFVTPANVVFIYMLCRDVVDGEVVSSEHELQAVLLTCLYLSYSYMGNEISYPLKPFLVEAAKEAFWDRCLTIINAMSAKMLRINADPHFFTQVFAELKSEGGCGLQDYGRLLDR, from the coding sequence ATGGGCACCGCTTTGTCCCTCTCTCCGGGTCCCCAAAAATCTGATTACTATGACGACCGGCCTAACTCCCTCAGCCGCTACCCGAGCTTGAGCAGCCGCTCTTTGACCACTCAGAAGGAGCACGGGCTCAAATCACGAGGACAGTCTATCTTCCTGCCTGCTCTCACCTGGAAACGTTTGGTGGCCTCCACTAAGAAACGGAGTACCTCCAAGAAAGGGTTTCCCACCAGCCAAGGCGCCATTGGAGCTCCACTTCGCAACAACAACCACATCTTCCAGAAGGACCCTGTCTTACACCTGAACCGGGAGAATGTAAAAAAGTCCCTCTCATGTGCAAACCTTTCCAGCTATGAAGGTCCAGCAGGTCTGGGCTTGGGAATGGGGTTGAACTTGGGCTATGTTAAACAACAGCAGCTTTCCTCAGTCAAAAAGGCTTCTCACGGAAACTCTTCACCGAAACGTGTGATTGTCCAAGCGTCTACAAGCGAGCTGTTGCGATGTTTGGGCGAATTTCTATGCGGACGATGTTATCGGCTCAAGCTCCTTTCCCCCTCCGATCCGGTTCTGTGGTTGCGTGCTGTAGATCGCTCACTTCTACTCCAGGGCTGGCAGGACCAAGCCTTTGTGACGCCAGCGAATGTAGTGTTTATCTATATGTTGTGCCGAGACGTGGTGGATGGCGAGGTTGTGTCCTCAGAACATGAACTCCAAGCTGTCCTTCTCACCTGCCTCTACCTGTCCTACTCATACATGGGCAATGAGATCTCTTACCCACTCAAGCCCTTCCTGGTGGAGGCAGCTAAGGAGGCATTTTGGGACCGATGCCTGACCATCATCAATGCCATGAGTGCCAAGATGCTGCGCATCAATGCGGACCCGCATTTTTTCACTCAGGTATTTGCGGAACTGAAAAGCGAAGGTGGATGCGGACTGCAGGATTATGGACGATTGCTGGATCGGTGA
- the LOC108272329 gene encoding C-type lectin domain family 4 member F isoform X2, with protein sequence MQAISGNNSFDLCKMDSSENYHSPSETEDDVYLNTQYWHPKPKKYTDIFVLRELKKVKFCIPSLGLLLLLGALMALCAVGILYHNKVVSFEILHEQSENATVTLMMQENKAKDKDVSFEILREQYENATATLMMQENKAKEKEGMYEALEVKYQELNVSYNKKEGMYEALEAKYLELNLSCSNKEGMYEALKEKYQKLNLSCSINQRGRCVEGWKTLGLKCYYFSTEKLNWIRSRDYCVEKGGHLVIITSQTEQNFASSQIRETHWIGLNDLETEGKWMWVNNQPLKETDVKFWFSTPEGPNEPDNWKKEDHSGEDCAALGHEIGDINKWFDASCRKQKRFICEK encoded by the exons ATGCAAGCCATCAGTGGAAATAACAGTTTTGACCTCTGCAAAATGGATAGTAGTGAAAACTATCATTCTCCATCAG AAACAGAAGATGATGTTTATTTGAATACACAATACTGGCATCCAAAGCCCAAAAAATACACAG ATATCTTCGTCCTCAGAGAGTTGAAAAAAGTAAAGTTCTGCATACCTTCTCTTGGTCTTCTCCTACTGCTCGGTGCTTTAATGGCACTCTGTGCTGTAGGGATCTTGT ATCACAATAAAGTTGTCTCCTTTGAGATTTTACATGAGCAGAGTGAGAACGCTACAGTTACACTGATGATGCAAGAAAACAAAGCCAAGG ATAAAGATGTCTCTTTTGAGATTTTACGTGAGCAGTATGAGAACGCTACAGCTACACTGATGATGCAAGAAAACAAAGCCAAGG AAAAAGAGGGAATGTATGAAGCGCTGGAGGTGAAGTATCAGGAACTCAACGTATCATACAACA AAAAAGAGGGAATGTATGAAGCGCTGGAG GCGAAGTATCTGGAACTCAACTTATCATGCAGCA ACAAAGAGGGAATGTATGAAGCACTTAAGGAGAAGTATCAGAAACTCAACTTATCATGCAGCA TAAATCAAAGAGGAAGATGTGTGGAAGGATGGAAGACTCTTGGTTTAAAGTGTTACTACTTCTCCACTGAGAAACTGAACTGGATACGGAGTCGAGATTACTGTGTGGAGAAAGGAGGCCACCTGGTGATTATAACCAGCCAAACTGAACAG AATTTTGCATCTTCACAAATTCGTGAAACACACTGGATTGGCCTGAATGACTTGGAGACTGAGGGAAAGTGGATGTGGGTGAACAACCAGCCCTTAAAGGAGACGGATGTAAA GTTCTGGTTTAGCACTCCAGAGGGACCAAATGAACCTGATAACTGGAAAAAAGAGGACCATTCTGGAGAGGACTGTGCTGCGCTGGGGCATGAGATTGGTGACATAAATAAATGGTTTGACGCTTCTTGCCGTAAGCAGAAACGATTCATCTGTGAAAAGTAA
- the LOC108272329 gene encoding C-type lectin domain family 4 member K isoform X1, translated as MQAISGNNSFDLCKMDSSENYHSPSETEDDVYLNTQYWHPKPKKYTDIFVLRELKKVKFCIPSLGLLLLLGALMALCAVGILYHNKVVSFEILHEQSENATVTLMMQENKAKDKDVSFEILREQYENATATLMMQENKAKEKEGMYEALEVKYQELNVSYNKKEGMYEALEVKYQELNVSYNRKEGMYEALEAKYLELNLSCSNKEGMYEALKEKYQKLNLSCSINQRGRCVEGWKTLGLKCYYFSTEKLNWIRSRDYCVEKGGHLVIITSQTEQNFASSQIRETHWIGLNDLETEGKWMWVNNQPLKETDVKFWFSTPEGPNEPDNWKKEDHSGEDCAALGHEIGDINKWFDASCRKQKRFICEK; from the exons ATGCAAGCCATCAGTGGAAATAACAGTTTTGACCTCTGCAAAATGGATAGTAGTGAAAACTATCATTCTCCATCAG AAACAGAAGATGATGTTTATTTGAATACACAATACTGGCATCCAAAGCCCAAAAAATACACAG ATATCTTCGTCCTCAGAGAGTTGAAAAAAGTAAAGTTCTGCATACCTTCTCTTGGTCTTCTCCTACTGCTCGGTGCTTTAATGGCACTCTGTGCTGTAGGGATCTTGT ATCACAATAAAGTTGTCTCCTTTGAGATTTTACATGAGCAGAGTGAGAACGCTACAGTTACACTGATGATGCAAGAAAACAAAGCCAAGG ATAAAGATGTCTCTTTTGAGATTTTACGTGAGCAGTATGAGAACGCTACAGCTACACTGATGATGCAAGAAAACAAAGCCAAGG AAAAAGAGGGAATGTATGAAGCGCTGGAGGTGAAGTATCAGGAACTCAACGTATCATACAACA AAAAAGAGGGAATGTATGAAGCGCTGGAGGTGAAGTATCAGGAACTCAACGTATCATACAACA GAAAAGAGGGAATGTATGAAGCACTGGAGGCGAAGTATCTGGAACTCAACTTATCATGCAGCA ACAAAGAGGGAATGTATGAAGCACTTAAGGAGAAGTATCAGAAACTCAACTTATCATGCAGCA TAAATCAAAGAGGAAGATGTGTGGAAGGATGGAAGACTCTTGGTTTAAAGTGTTACTACTTCTCCACTGAGAAACTGAACTGGATACGGAGTCGAGATTACTGTGTGGAGAAAGGAGGCCACCTGGTGATTATAACCAGCCAAACTGAACAG AATTTTGCATCTTCACAAATTCGTGAAACACACTGGATTGGCCTGAATGACTTGGAGACTGAGGGAAAGTGGATGTGGGTGAACAACCAGCCCTTAAAGGAGACGGATGTAAA GTTCTGGTTTAGCACTCCAGAGGGACCAAATGAACCTGATAACTGGAAAAAAGAGGACCATTCTGGAGAGGACTGTGCTGCGCTGGGGCATGAGATTGGTGACATAAATAAATGGTTTGACGCTTCTTGCCGTAAGCAGAAACGATTCATCTGTGAAAAGTAA